From the Saccharomycodes ludwigii strain NBRC 1722 chromosome I, whole genome shotgun sequence genome, one window contains:
- the NTA1 gene encoding amidase (similar to Saccharomyces cerevisiae YJR062C | NTA1 | N-Terminal Amidase), producing the protein MVKIKLKIAIVQLNPQINQIANTENRAIKLLNKLKVHNLTPQLIIFPEFGLTGYNFHSKAQIEPYTTFNNKGYNYDFAKKVSNEFQCYTILGYPEKFISKETKKLSLYNSTMVINADGKLVHNYRKSFLYDTDEEWGCEENPIGFNKFELEFPVSQTTAGASANRNKVKVPSAIGICMDLNPYKFEAPFNDFEFSSFVLDNKVKLIICPMAWLNSLSVTKREQASDIAIKEKLHEITKLKKEMPFLCKPSENDKYSINLDNSSTTPRKESCENTEGPAFRDLNKPDMENVNYWILRFTPLLNINYRAKWWKQLKDIFVERGSNNEISSSILGVTKEKPWGFQDSNAILCMSNRCGIEEDNTVFAGSSGIYKFNGKDFTNEESTPLTLDSSNPSVELLGNLGKGEEGILYREVELEL; encoded by the coding sequence ATGGTCAAAattaaactaaaaatagCTATAGTTCAATTAAATCCTCAAATCAATCAGATAGCAAATACTGAAAATAGAgcaattaaattattaaataaattgaaagtACACAATTTGACACCCCAATTAATCATTTTCCCAGAGTTTGGGCTAACTGGGTATAATTTCCATTCAAAAGCTCAAATTGAGCCATATACAACCTTTAATAACAAAGGATATAATTATGACTTTGCTAAGAAAGTTTCCAATGAATTTCAATGTTATACTATATTAGGGTATCCTGAGAAGTTTATCTCCAAAGAAACTAAAAAACTTTCACTTTATAATTCTACCATGGTTATTAATGCTGATGGAAAGTTGGTGCACAATTATAGAAAATCGTTTTTGTACGATACCGATGAAGAGTGGGGATGTGAAGAAAACCCAATTGGTTTCAATAAGTTTGAACTAGAGTTCCCCGTATCACAGACCACTGCTGGTGCTAGCGCTAATCGTAACAAAGTGAAGGTTCCATCTGCTATTGGTATATGTATGGATTTGAATCCTTATAAATTTGAGGCACCCTTTAACGATTTTGAATTTTCCAGTTTTGTATTAGATAACAAAGtcaaattaattatttgtCCCATGGCTTGGTTGAATTCTTTGTCAGTTACTAAAAGAGAACAAGCAAGCGATATAGCAATAAAGGAGAAATTACATGAAATAACAAAACtgaaaaaggaaatgcCTTTTCTTTGCAAACCATCagaaaatgataaatataGTATAAATTTGGACAATTCATCAACAACACCAAGAAAGGAATCCTGTGAAAATACTGAAGGACCTGCATTTCGTGATTTAAATAAGCCTGATATGGAAAACGTTAACTATTGGATTTTAAGATTTACACCTTTACTAAATATCAACTATCGAGCAAAATGGTGGAAACAATTGAAAGATATTTTCGTGGAGAGAGGTTCTAATAATGAGATATCTTCATCGATTTTAGGAGTCACCAAAGAAAAACCTTGGGGTTTCCAAGACTCAAATGCAATTTTGTGCATGAGCAATAGATGCGGTATTGAAGAAGACAACACAGTTTTCGCTGGAAGTTCGGGTATATACAAATTTAACGGTAAGGATTTTACTAATGAAGAAAGCACGCCTTTAACGTTGGACAGTTCAAATCCAAGTGTTGAATTATTGGGAAACTTAGGTAAAGGCGAAGAGGGCATTTTATATAGAGAGGTAGAGCTGGAATTATGA
- the MNN14 gene encoding Mnn14p (similar to Saccharomyces cerevisiae YJR061W | MNN14 | MaNNosyltransferase regulator (paralog of YKL201C | MNN4)), with the protein MKNLLDSKYTPLKSSFKIRRARFFKLLFLVLLTTLFLTIFITSLPRTYRISNDLTQHNINDPDLALYYKFQYNTDYIFPDTFTIHHNILQDKKFESLDQVKYYDSDPRLYWTVYLDNILQYDDLTQVPELPFSWYDFADFHDLNKLIGLSETQINCEFFFNPVFPLDSLTLVEEELSKKKDDSLLSPGLRKKYEEQFFYNKAMKSKSAHVFQVIEKHCRYFNENYNNKRPPFTAQVETLDLYDKLRPEVYKLQARSYILNKVKPPLSLTFVHKTHNSYQVFLDQDTTVDKYGHRPNIIQSGLLNSTLERNKGSGLDFNKSPADLFDKFVEKFEPLKITEISQDFKHSLENDILINLLPEDFEFNGPKKLEELLEAHEKNLLNKHQISYMESLNISLNTHYTMIPKYFQECGNILQFDGVGRHFDKVFFNGEDCKADKHIVQIKLNNMIKTWLAFTKANGLVSWLAHGTLYGYIYNGKNFHWDQDMDLQMPITHLHLLAEYFNQSLIMQDPHEGSGRYLLDINTFLTHRNHGNGKNNIDARFIDIDSGLYIDITGLSVSSDPVTNSYKDYFNTEVIKHDVHNLEYKDPNLLQNVTDFSGDEYLTFLKSLPEEYFADKDANFLQNLGRTVKDENSRNRKRASPASELTWRENYNINKILQLYNCRNGHFHNFHEISPLVNTFFHNSPALIPRLSIKLLRDEYKVPNSYRLTLYKQYTFLPEWDEWVPTESLKMARNLDSLFFVRAYDILNPLNRLEFRDVLKMLHNLCVYHQYDFVSELLNIFPQSKYHLKELEIRSIKDNDNENRLNLFTGLHKYIGKNKILKKNMFKDPFLYTHESRLLTPYLDEQDKEQVCFAATEVLVNLYEQYQEGQLDLYKFTENVEDDNNNNNNNNNNNNNNNNNNNNNNNNNNNNNNNENESEDNRISMDFNNIGNKIFVIGDSTVTNTVFEMDSTFD; encoded by the coding sequence ATGAAAAACCTTTTGGATAGTAAATACACTCCATTGAAatcaagttttaaaatacgCAGAGCCAGATTTTTTAAGCTATTATTTCTAGTTTTACTTACcacattatttttaaccaTATTTATCACTTCACTCCCAAGGACATATCGAATTTCCAATGATTTAACTCAACACAATATAAATGATCCAGATTTAGCATTGTATTACAAATTTCAATATAATACGGACTACATATTCCCAGATACTTTCACTATACATcataatattttacaagacaaaaaatttgaatcaTTAGACCAGGTCAAATATTATGACAGTGACCCAAGATTATATTGGACTGTTTACTTAGATAATATCCTGCAATATGACGATTTAACTCAAGTACCGGAATTACCTTTTTCTTGGTATGATTTTGCTGATTTCcatgatttaaataaattaattggCTTATCTGAAACTCAAATAAACTGcgaattcttttttaatcctGTTTTTCCCCTAGATTCTTTGACATTAGTAGAAGAGGAATTATCCAAGAAAAAGGATGATTCGTTGCTTTCTCCTGGATTACggaaaaaatatgaagaaCAATTCTTTTACAATAAAGCCATGAAATCGAAAAGTGCACACGTTTTCCAAGTTATCGAAAAACATTGTAgatattttaatgaaaactacaataataaaagaccACCATTTACAGCTCAGGTCGAAACTTTGGACCTGTACGATAAATTAAGACCCGAAGTTTATAAACTACAGGCCAGAAGctatattttaaacaaagtCAAACCCCCGCTTTCTCTGACTTTTGTTCACAAAACCCACAATTCATATCAAGTTTTCCTTGATCAGGACACAACTGTTGATAAGTATGGACACCGTCCCAACATAATACAGTCTGGATTATTAAATAGTACGCTAGAGAGAAATAAAGGTTCCGGTTTAGATTTCAATAAGTCACCAGCTGAcctttttgataaatttgttgaaaaatttgagCCCTTGAAAATTACAGAAATTTCTCAGGATTTTAAACATTCATTGGAAAATGACATTTTAATCAATTTATTACCAGAagattttgaatttaatggcccaaaaaaattagaagaGTTGTTGGAAGCACACGAGAAAAATTTGCTAAATAAACATCAAATATCCTATATGGAAagtttaaatatttcacTAAATACACATTACACAATGATTCCCAAATATTTCCAAGAATGTggtaatattttacaatttgATGGTGTTGGACGTCATTTTGataaagtattttttaatggtgAGGATTGCAAAGCTGATAAACATATAGTTCAAAtcaaattgaataatatgATAAAGACTTGGTTAGCATTTACTAAAGCCAATGGATTAGTCAGTTGGTTGGCACATGGAACTTTGTATGGCTACATATATAATGGTAAGAATTTCCATTGGGACCAGGACATGGATTTACAAATGCCTATAACACATTTACATTTACTGGCTGAATACTTCAACCAAAGCTTAATTATGCAGGATCCTCATGAGGGTAGCGGTCGATATTTACTTGATATAAACACTTTTTTAACTCATAGAAACCATGGCAATGGaaagaataatattgaCGCCAGGTTTATAGACATTGACAGTGGTTTGTATATCGATATCACTGGACTAAGTGTTTCGTCAGACCCAGTTACTAATAGCTACAAggattattttaatacagAGGTAATCAAGCATGACGTTCATAATTTAGAATACAAAGATCCAAACCTGCTGCAAAATGTAACCGATTTCAGTGGCGATGAGTACTTAACCTTTCTTAAAAGCCTTCCTGAAGAATATTTTGCAGACAAAGATgcaaattttttacaaaatttgGGGAGGACTGTAAAGGATGAAAATTCGAGAAATAGAAAGAGGGCCTCGCCTGCATCTGAATTGACTTGGAGAGAAAACTATAAcattaacaaaattttacaattgTACAACTGTAGAAACGGTCATTTCCATAATTTTCATGAGATTTCGCCACTAGTTAACACTTTTTTCCACAATTCACCAGCATTGATTCCAAGACTTTCTATAAAGTTGCTAAGAGACGAATATAAAGTACCAAATTCATATAGGCTAACCCtttataaacaatataCGTTCTTACCTGAATGGGATGAGTGGGTGCCTACAGAATCGTTGAAAATGGCAAGGAATTTAGACTCgctattttttgttagagCATATGACATTTTGAATCCGTTGAACAGATTGGAATTTAGAgatgttttgaaaatgttACACAATCTATGTGTTTATCACCAATATGACTTTGTTAGTGAGCTATTGAATATTTTCCCGCAATCAAAGTAccatttaaaagaattggaAATCAGATCCATAAaggataatgataatgaaaacCGATTAAATCTATTTACTGGGCTGCACAAATacattggaaaaaataagattttaaaaaaaaatatgtttaaaGACCCCTTTTTGTATACACATGAATCAAGACTATTAACACCATATTTGGATGAACAAGATAAAGAACAAGTTTGCTTTGCCGCTACAGAGGTTTTAGTTAATCTTTATGAACAATATCAAGAGGGTCAGCTAGATCTTTATAAGTTTACGGAAAATGTTGaggatgataataataataataataataataataataataataataataataataataataataataataataataataataataataataataataataacgaaaATGAAAGCGAGGATAACCGTATTTCCATGGATTTTAACAATATcggaaataaaatatttgtcaTTGGTGATAGCACAGTAACAAATACCGTGTTTGAAATGGATTCAActtttgattaa
- the CBF1 gene encoding Cbf1p (similar to Saccharomyces cerevisiae YJR060W | CBF1 | Centromere Binding Factor) — protein MTVTKRSIGGTNIDNINNNKRPKNQNISNLHNHSSLLSAQEENNIDDTNTNIIDDATTKNETQDAKVQDKNIDSQLLANKDKSNSIINDQATKYAGDSNDATEKQNGTMTSSVVEVATSATLSKQQSQEEEIERENTETNLKKGSLSTKSADIDNKNKNDSDVSAADDDASSSSSSSSSSDKSSSNKNEKLIENGEENQSEDIKQNIDYANLIESQEVDNHTEPIAPVKPNNHFQIEVQKEKQLQNRQRKESHKEVERRRRENINTAIGRVARLLPFKESSKAAILNKAAEYIEYLQKKDGEMNEQLSFNKVLDEQEIQRLSTANESLKEALAQAYVDIKNLEKQLTEKANGENEKSK, from the coding sequence ATGACTGTTACTAAAAGATCCATTGGAGGTACTAATATTGATAAcatcaataacaataagAGACCcaaaaaccaaaatatATCTAATCTTCATAATCattcatctttattatcAGCACAAGAGGAgaataatattgatgataCTAACACTAATATCATAGATGACGCCACCACCAAGAATGAAACCCAGGATGCAAAAGTACAAgacaaaaatatagattCTCAATTGTTGGCTAATAAAGACAAATCAAATTCTATTATCAATGATCAGGCTACAAAATATGCTGGTGATTCGAATGATGCTACTGAGAAACAAAATGGAACTATGACCTCATCTGTTGTAGAAGTTGCTACTTCAGCTACATTAAGTAAGCAGCAAAGTCAAGAGGAGGAAatagaaagagaaaatacTGAAACAAATCTTAAGAAGGGAAGCCTATCCACCAAAAGTGCTGacattgataataaaaacaaaaatgataGTGATGTTTCTGCTGCTGATGATGatgcttcttcttcttcttcttcttcttcttcttctgaTAAGAGCAGctctaataaaaatgaaaaactaATAGAAAATGGAGAAGAGAATCAATCAGaagatataaaacaaaatatagaCTATGCTAATTTAATTGAATCTCAAGAGGTTGATAACCATACTGAACCTATTGCTCCTGTTAAACCAAATaatcattttcaaattgaAGTTCAGAAAGAGAAACAGTTGCAGAATCGTCAAAGGAAAGAATCACATAAAGAGgtagaaagaagaagaagggaAAATATCAATACTGCTATAGGCAGAGTAGCTCGTTTATTACCGTTTAAGGAAAGTTCCAAAGCAGCTATTTTGAATAAAGCTGCCGAATATATTGAAtatttgcaaaaaaaagatggaGAAATGAATGAACAACTCTCTTTCAATAAGGTTTTGGATGAGCAGGAAATCCAAAGATTGTCTACAGCTAATGAAAGTTTAAAGGAAGCTTTAGCTCAAGCCTACgttgatattaaaaacttggaaaaacaattaacaGAAAAAGCCAACGgggaaaatgaaaaaagcaAATAG